From one Formosa sediminum genomic stretch:
- a CDS encoding ABC transporter ATP-binding protein has protein sequence MIKTEQLTKTYGDFTALDELSLHVKPGEIYCLLGANGAGKSTTINLLLGFLKPTSGTASINGKVVDGNSLETKKDIAYIPENLMLYPTLTAMENLDYFSGIGGQKIKKTVLEALLTKAGLQEDAFYKRTQTFSKGMRQKVGIAIALAKGAKALLLDEPTSGLDPKASNDFGLLLQALKQNNVAILMATHDIFRAKEIATKIGIMKNGKLLEQFNSHDISLSELEQAYLKTMDYKALDA, from the coding sequence ATGATAAAAACAGAACAATTAACCAAAACATATGGTGATTTTACAGCCTTAGATGAACTTTCCCTACACGTAAAACCTGGAGAAATATATTGTCTTTTAGGCGCCAATGGTGCAGGGAAATCGACAACAATAAATTTATTACTAGGTTTTCTTAAACCCACTTCTGGAACAGCGAGTATTAATGGAAAAGTTGTTGATGGGAATAGTCTAGAGACAAAAAAAGATATAGCCTATATTCCTGAAAATTTAATGTTGTATCCAACGCTTACAGCCATGGAAAATCTTGATTATTTTTCTGGAATTGGTGGACAAAAAATAAAAAAAACAGTATTAGAAGCGCTTTTAACTAAAGCAGGATTACAAGAAGATGCATTTTATAAACGCACACAAACGTTTTCTAAAGGGATGCGACAAAAAGTAGGAATTGCCATTGCCTTAGCAAAAGGTGCAAAGGCATTACTATTAGACGAACCTACATCGGGATTAGACCCTAAAGCAAGTAACGATTTTGGATTGTTGTTACAAGCGCTAAAACAAAATAATGTGGCGATTTTAATGGCTACGCATGATATTTTTAGAGCCAAGGAAATAGCAACTAAGATTGGTATTATGAAAAATGGAAAGTTATTAGAGCAGTTTAACTCTCATGATATTTCTTTATCAGAATTGGAGCAAGCTTACCTAAAAACCATGGACTATAAAGCATTAGACGCATGA
- a CDS encoding DUF3526 domain-containing protein, with protein MIRKTIIKELKEFFRDGRIKISGGIVLLLLSVSIWISYNQYTSTTKEVETAKLAERAIWENQGDKNPHSAAHYGTYVFKPKHPLSLLDQGVDKYIGTSIFLTAHNRNEAEYSNVADQTGLARFGVLSPDFVLLFIIPLLIILMGYNSITKEREMGTMSLLKSQGATFWKLISGKWLAIFIPIFGITTLLFSIAGVLLSSINGYTAFSWSALGALYVVYLCYYAIFINIVLLVSQRVKKSGVSLVILLGVWIMSCLAAPKAASNFAESKYPYPTRQEFATKVQEAKKQGLDGHNPWSEESKKLEQDVLSEYGVDSIQQLPFNFAAYRMQKGEEYQASIYKSNYAALKTLFEKQADTYNTLSILSPFLPARFLSMGIARTDYYSHWSFTDASEDYRITTQKFLNDNLANNTTYGERGYLASADTWKELPKFNYQPQGLTAVLKQQQSSILALLVWVIFSTALLFIFKPKN; from the coding sequence ATGATTAGAAAAACGATAATAAAAGAATTAAAAGAATTCTTTAGGGATGGTCGTATTAAAATTTCAGGAGGTATTGTATTACTGTTATTAAGTGTTTCAATTTGGATTAGTTACAACCAATATACAAGTACGACTAAAGAAGTTGAAACGGCAAAACTAGCTGAACGCGCCATTTGGGAAAATCAAGGCGATAAAAATCCTCATTCTGCAGCGCATTATGGAACCTATGTATTTAAACCCAAACATCCACTTTCTCTTTTAGACCAAGGTGTAGATAAATACATAGGAACATCAATATTCCTAACCGCCCATAACCGTAATGAAGCAGAATATAGTAATGTTGCTGATCAAACAGGGTTAGCGCGTTTTGGTGTGCTTTCTCCAGATTTTGTATTGCTTTTTATTATACCGTTACTTATTATTTTAATGGGGTATAATAGCATTACCAAAGAAAGAGAAATGGGAACCATGTCCTTGTTAAAAAGTCAGGGTGCAACATTTTGGAAACTAATTTCTGGTAAATGGTTGGCTATTTTTATTCCTATTTTCGGGATTACGACACTGTTATTTAGTATTGCAGGCGTATTACTTTCTTCAATAAACGGATATACCGCATTTAGTTGGTCGGCTTTGGGAGCTCTATATGTAGTTTACTTGTGCTATTATGCTATATTTATAAACATCGTGCTTTTAGTGTCTCAACGCGTTAAAAAATCAGGGGTATCTCTTGTAATATTATTGGGGGTTTGGATTATGTCTTGTTTAGCAGCGCCTAAAGCAGCCAGTAATTTTGCAGAATCTAAATATCCTTATCCAACGCGTCAGGAATTTGCTACTAAGGTTCAAGAAGCTAAAAAGCAAGGTTTAGATGGCCATAACCCTTGGAGTGAAGAATCTAAAAAATTAGAACAAGATGTATTGTCTGAATATGGTGTAGATAGTATACAGCAACTTCCTTTTAATTTTGCAGCTTACCGTATGCAGAAAGGAGAGGAATACCAAGCTTCTATTTATAAAAGCAATTATGCCGCTTTAAAAACATTATTTGAAAAACAGGCAGATACATATAATACGTTATCTATACTTTCTCCATTTCTTCCTGCTCGATTTTTATCAATGGGAATTGCCCGCACAGATTATTATTCGCATTGGAGTTTTACCGATGCTTCTGAAGATTACCGTATTACCACCCAAAAATTCTTGAATGATAATTTAGCAAATAACACTACATATGGAGAACGTGGTTATTTAGCGAGTGCAGATACCTGGAAAGAATTACCGAAATTTAACTACCAACCACAAGGATTGACTGCTGTTTTAAAGCAACAGCAGTCAAGTATATTGGCATTATTGGTTTGGGTTATTTTCTCCACGGCTTTACTTTTCATTTTTAAACCTAAAAACTAA
- a CDS encoding alkaline phosphatase, producing MNRRHFFKKGSLLTVGAAVLNPFSSVANDLTYDRTNANKKAKNIIIVVSDGMSTGTLNMVDLYLSRKTGKGSNWLDLYKDNTVNRALMDMASANSIVTDSAAASSSWGGGVRINNGAINVSKNGAEHLPIWQKFKKVGKLAGCVTSVSITHATPAGFCVNSKSRNAQEHIAELYLEHKFDVMMGGGNDYFASDKRKDKTNMYQAYKSQGYQVVHTKQEMLSTVPGKPILGVFDDGGLPYVIDRENDKELTQKIPTLAEMTTKAIDVMKDHAKGFVLQVEAGKVDWAAHGNDIAGLIHDQIDHDDAIKVAMDFAEQDGETLVIITTDHGNANPGVIYGSDANTNFDSIQNYIHTNEWILNGIGKETSISQVKERIHYANNIALTDEACKQLLDYYKELSTEDGWYNPRHLPFHLLAELQKAHNSVGWISMQHSADYVELAMFGPGSQLLKPFIKNTDLHYLMLEAAEVENAF from the coding sequence ATGAACAGAAGACATTTTTTTAAAAAAGGATCGCTACTTACGGTAGGAGCAGCGGTTTTAAATCCCTTTTCGAGTGTTGCTAATGACTTGACTTATGATAGAACGAACGCTAATAAAAAGGCAAAAAACATTATTATTGTAGTGAGTGATGGAATGAGTACCGGAACGTTAAATATGGTCGACTTATATCTGTCTAGAAAAACGGGTAAAGGCTCTAATTGGCTGGATTTATATAAAGACAATACAGTGAATAGAGCTTTAATGGATATGGCATCTGCAAACTCCATTGTTACAGATTCTGCTGCAGCAAGTTCGTCTTGGGGTGGTGGCGTTCGTATTAATAATGGTGCAATTAATGTGAGTAAAAATGGAGCGGAACACCTTCCTATTTGGCAAAAATTTAAAAAGGTAGGAAAACTAGCTGGTTGTGTTACTTCTGTGTCTATTACGCATGCGACTCCTGCGGGATTTTGCGTTAATTCAAAATCGAGAAATGCGCAAGAACACATTGCTGAATTGTATTTAGAACACAAATTTGATGTGATGATGGGTGGAGGAAACGACTATTTTGCATCAGATAAAAGGAAGGATAAAACAAACATGTATCAGGCGTACAAGTCGCAAGGTTATCAAGTAGTTCACACCAAGCAGGAGATGCTTTCAACAGTTCCCGGGAAACCTATTTTAGGAGTGTTTGACGACGGCGGATTACCATACGTGATAGATAGAGAAAACGATAAGGAATTGACTCAAAAGATACCTACACTTGCTGAAATGACAACCAAAGCAATCGACGTAATGAAAGATCACGCTAAAGGTTTTGTATTACAAGTCGAGGCAGGCAAAGTAGATTGGGCTGCTCATGGTAACGATATTGCAGGCTTAATTCATGATCAAATAGATCATGATGATGCTATAAAAGTGGCCATGGATTTTGCTGAGCAAGACGGTGAAACTTTAGTGATTATTACAACAGACCATGGTAATGCCAACCCTGGAGTTATTTACGGAAGTGATGCTAATACTAATTTTGATTCTATTCAGAATTATATACACACTAACGAATGGATTTTAAATGGGATTGGTAAAGAAACATCTATCTCGCAAGTTAAAGAACGCATACACTATGCCAATAATATTGCGCTTACAGATGAAGCATGTAAACAGCTATTAGATTATTATAAAGAATTATCTACCGAAGATGGTTGGTATAACCCAAGGCATTTACCATTTCACCTCTTGGCAGAACTGCAAAAGGCGCATAATTCGGTAGGATGGATAAGTATGCAACACTCTGCCGATTATGTCGAGTTGGCTATGTTTGGTCCAGGGAGTCAGCTTTTAAAACCCTTTATAAAAAATACAGATTTACATTATTTGATGCTTGAAGCAGCAGAGGTAGAAAACGCCTTTTAA
- a CDS encoding DUF3526 domain-containing protein translates to MLYFNFKYELKILLRSWWIQLISILLLVLFVFAAFNGQNKIEKRLETISEARATVETSDKQMLSLLDSIEHGIPVNVSRWQTPESPIAIGNYHPRVVAMAPSDMGFLAVGQSDIFTHYVMPTVSGDDFAISFTEMTSPIQLLFGSFDLMFVVVYLLPLIIIAFSYNVLSEEKERGTLRLLASQPISIRKWVLQKLALRLFWMTVIIIAVSAIVFSLFSRGSVSDFLAFIGLVFCYMLFWFSLAFAINIRIANSAKNALSLLGLWIVFVLLIPSVISQSGDLFFPIPPRTELISEVRAHKAEATKKQDQILDNFLRDHPEYAVNDSTQARSFWHGYIASQKIIKEELQPLLSSYEEKLEQQQTYVSKFQWMSPAIVTQRALGSMAGTTKRDYNSYQNQVYEFAEAWRNYFVPLLYNNETFKKSMYTELPRFSYTPNTDNQLVPAILSLLLLSCIIIALTLLSYNIKSKRKGMVLMQ, encoded by the coding sequence ATGTTATACTTTAATTTTAAATATGAGTTAAAGATACTTTTACGTAGTTGGTGGATCCAATTAATAAGTATTCTTTTATTAGTATTGTTTGTTTTTGCAGCTTTTAATGGTCAGAATAAAATAGAAAAAAGACTTGAAACCATTTCTGAAGCAAGGGCAACTGTAGAAACTTCGGATAAACAAATGTTGTCGCTTTTAGATTCTATTGAGCATGGCATCCCAGTAAATGTTTCGCGTTGGCAAACTCCAGAAAGTCCGATTGCTATAGGAAATTATCATCCTAGGGTAGTGGCTATGGCACCTAGCGATATGGGATTTTTAGCTGTGGGACAAAGTGATATTTTTACGCATTATGTCATGCCAACAGTATCGGGAGATGATTTTGCAATTAGTTTTACAGAAATGACAAGCCCAATACAATTACTTTTTGGGAGTTTTGACCTTATGTTTGTGGTGGTGTATTTATTGCCACTTATTATAATTGCATTTTCTTATAATGTGTTGTCTGAAGAGAAGGAGCGTGGTACATTACGTTTATTAGCGTCACAGCCTATTTCTATTAGAAAATGGGTATTACAAAAATTAGCACTTCGATTATTTTGGATGACTGTAATTATTATAGCCGTTTCCGCCATTGTATTTAGTCTATTTTCTAGAGGCTCTGTATCGGATTTTTTAGCCTTTATCGGACTGGTGTTTTGCTATATGTTATTTTGGTTTAGCCTAGCTTTTGCAATTAATATACGTATTGCCAACTCGGCAAAAAATGCCCTGTCACTATTGGGCTTATGGATAGTTTTCGTCTTACTAATTCCTTCTGTAATTAGTCAGTCGGGTGATTTGTTTTTTCCAATTCCACCGCGAACAGAGTTAATTAGTGAAGTGAGAGCACACAAAGCTGAAGCGACTAAAAAACAAGACCAGATACTGGATAATTTTTTAAGAGATCATCCTGAATATGCTGTTAACGATAGCACGCAAGCAAGATCGTTTTGGCATGGCTATATCGCATCTCAAAAAATAATTAAAGAAGAGTTGCAGCCTCTTTTATCTAGCTATGAGGAAAAACTTGAACAACAGCAGACTTACGTATCTAAGTTTCAATGGATGTCTCCTGCAATTGTAACGCAACGTGCTTTAGGTAGTATGGCAGGAACGACTAAACGTGACTATAATTCGTATCAAAATCAGGTATATGAATTTGCGGAAGCGTGGCGTAACTATTTTGTGCCCTTACTCTATAATAATGAAACGTTTAAAAAAAGTATGTATACCGAATTACCTCGTTTTAGCTATACACCTAATACAGATAATCAATTAGTTCCTGCAATACTAAGTTTGTTGTTGCTGTCTTGTATTATTATTGCACTAACGTTATTAAGCTACAATATAAAATCGAAACGAAAAGGTATGGTATTAATGCAGTAA
- a CDS encoding DUF4625 domain-containing protein gives MMNTTFKNKLHSLLLPSLLFTLLFTSCSSDDADVILPVPTISEVEIGLGNNEIGVVGRDFHFNAEILAGDKIDLVTIQFRQRSEETYSEAWSYEIIWDDYKGVKNATVHKHFDIPMDAIEGNYDLVITISDENGTLLEEVRNVTIYLPEHLPVDPQLLEFTVAARSDSYRVLYIHSLGGYRDPETLEYGNYNVYIDKGETLDASVNLGGLKDDGVVYMLLINKKNQHKPESISSIDFSKVVVIDVFEHTALEQTERWSNIHYERPNFPDISRLLVGASVDNNMPTPSPISDLKAWESGTYYVGFIYKNTTHNIELFQYMELSLNF, from the coding sequence CAGTGATGATGCCGACGTTATTCTTCCTGTGCCTACTATTTCAGAAGTAGAAATAGGTCTTGGTAATAACGAAATTGGAGTTGTGGGGCGTGATTTTCACTTTAATGCAGAGATTTTAGCCGGGGATAAAATAGATTTAGTAACCATTCAATTTAGGCAACGATCTGAAGAAACTTATTCTGAAGCATGGAGCTACGAAATAATTTGGGATGATTACAAAGGCGTGAAAAATGCCACCGTACACAAGCACTTTGATATTCCTATGGATGCCATTGAAGGGAATTACGATCTTGTGATTACAATTTCAGATGAAAACGGAACCCTATTAGAAGAAGTAAGAAATGTTACAATTTATTTACCAGAGCATCTTCCTGTAGATCCGCAACTTTTAGAGTTTACTGTGGCTGCACGAAGCGACAGTTATAGAGTCTTGTATATTCATTCTTTAGGAGGTTACCGAGATCCAGAAACACTAGAATATGGTAATTACAATGTTTATATTGATAAGGGGGAAACCTTGGATGCTTCAGTGAACCTTGGTGGTTTAAAAGATGATGGGGTAGTATATATGTTATTAATTAATAAAAAAAACCAGCATAAACCTGAATCCATTTCTAGTATCGATTTTTCTAAAGTGGTAGTAATAGATGTTTTTGAACACACTGCTTTGGAACAAACAGAAAGATGGAGTAATATACACTACGAACGTCCTAACTTCCCTGATATATCTAGGTTATTAGTAGGAGCTTCTGTAGATAATAACATGCCTACTCCAAGTCCTATTTCTGACCTCAAAGCTTGGGAGTCAGGAACCTATTATGTTGGATTTATTTATAAAAACACCACTCATAATATAGAACTATTTCAATACATGGAGCTATCATTAAATTTTTAA
- a CDS encoding ABC transporter ATP-binding protein, translating to MIQSNNLSFQYTKTGQVFGFPNISLEKQQHLLILGASGIGKTTLMHLLAGILKPVSGEIIINQTALTALKHRELDQFRGRKIGLVFQQKHAITSLNVIENLQARLFFSKKPVNHNKIDALLSQLDLLEFKTSKVNALSEGQLQRLGIALAVIHEPQVILADEPTSSLDDVNCKIVIELLLKQAAQTQAHLIVITHDHRIKPYFQNTIAL from the coding sequence ATGATACAGAGTAATAATCTTTCATTTCAGTATACAAAAACAGGTCAGGTGTTTGGTTTTCCTAATATCAGTTTAGAGAAACAACAGCACTTGCTTATATTGGGGGCATCAGGTATTGGAAAAACGACGTTAATGCATCTATTAGCAGGAATTCTGAAACCTGTTAGTGGGGAAATTATCATAAATCAAACAGCTCTAACAGCTTTGAAACATCGTGAATTAGATCAGTTTAGAGGGCGAAAGATAGGGCTAGTGTTTCAACAAAAACATGCTATTACGTCTTTAAATGTTATTGAGAATTTACAAGCACGATTATTTTTCAGTAAAAAACCTGTAAACCATAATAAGATTGATGCTTTATTGTCTCAATTAGATTTATTGGAATTTAAAACGAGTAAAGTCAATGCGCTTAGTGAAGGACAATTACAGCGTCTGGGTATTGCTTTAGCTGTAATTCATGAACCACAAGTCATTTTAGCCGATGAACCCACATCTAGTCTAGATGATGTAAACTGTAAAATAGTCATCGAATTATTATTAAAACAAGCGGCACAAACCCAAGCTCATTTAATTGTAATTACTCACGATCACAGAATAAAACCATACTTCCAAAATACAATCGCGTTATGA
- a CDS encoding ABC transporter permease, producing the protein MNIWKISLQNIKSKSLYTFLSVCILSLSIALLLGVQQLKHTFKNQIETQLGHIDLVIGAKGSPLQLVLASVLHLDNPTGNISYAEAKKTANNPMVKMAVPISYGDTYKGYRIVGTTDDFLTIYNAELDTGRSVKTSMEVVLGATIANTLHLEIGDTFLSSHGLVENNMDLHTDELTVVGILKPTQKVIDRLIVTNLESIWDVHHHHKDEGAENHLDSHHHHDHETVEEDKEITSLLVTLKSPRALLTLPRKINKNTNMQAVLPKFELHKLYEYTSVGFRTLSWIAYLILIISGLTIFISLYKMVKERAFDLAILRTYGARHFQLIKMVLYEGLAIACVAFLVGFLLVKMGLLVVLKYITANNQQNILQDLPFHDVLQIGGLVLLMVILSVSMAIYPIIKMNISTILSHEK; encoded by the coding sequence ATGAATATTTGGAAAATTAGTCTGCAAAATATTAAATCGAAATCCTTATATACGTTTTTAAGTGTTTGTATTTTATCATTAAGTATTGCGTTGCTTTTAGGGGTTCAGCAATTAAAACATACGTTTAAAAATCAGATAGAAACGCAATTAGGACACATAGACTTGGTTATTGGAGCCAAAGGAAGTCCGTTGCAGTTAGTTTTGGCCTCAGTATTACATTTAGATAATCCTACGGGAAATATTTCTTATGCTGAAGCTAAAAAAACAGCAAATAATCCAATGGTTAAAATGGCAGTGCCCATCTCTTATGGAGACACTTACAAAGGGTATCGTATTGTAGGGACTACAGACGATTTTCTGACTATTTATAATGCAGAACTAGACACTGGACGTTCGGTTAAAACATCTATGGAAGTTGTTTTAGGAGCAACCATTGCAAACACATTACACCTTGAAATAGGGGATACGTTTTTAAGTTCTCATGGATTAGTCGAAAATAATATGGATCTACATACAGATGAATTAACCGTGGTCGGCATCTTAAAACCTACCCAAAAAGTAATTGACAGATTAATAGTTACTAACCTAGAAAGTATTTGGGACGTGCATCATCATCATAAAGATGAGGGAGCGGAAAATCATTTAGATTCTCATCACCATCATGACCATGAAACCGTCGAAGAAGATAAAGAAATCACGTCCTTATTAGTCACTTTAAAAAGTCCGAGAGCCCTTTTAACCCTTCCTAGGAAAATTAATAAAAACACGAATATGCAAGCTGTTTTGCCTAAATTTGAGCTTCATAAATTATATGAATATACCAGTGTTGGGTTTCGAACCTTATCGTGGATTGCCTATTTAATTCTTATTATATCAGGGTTAACAATATTTATTAGTTTATACAAAATGGTAAAAGAAAGGGCTTTCGATTTGGCTATTTTACGGACGTATGGTGCGCGTCATTTTCAATTAATAAAAATGGTATTGTATGAAGGATTAGCCATTGCTTGTGTTGCCTTTTTAGTCGGATTTTTACTCGTTAAAATGGGGTTATTGGTTGTGCTTAAATATATAACCGCTAACAATCAGCAAAACATACTTCAGGATTTGCCTTTTCATGACGTTTTACAAATCGGTGGACTTGTGTTACTAATGGTGATTTTGTCTGTTTCCATGGCTATTTATCCCATCATAAAAATGAATATTTCAACCATTTTAAGTCATGAAAAATAA
- a CDS encoding alpha/beta hydrolase, whose translation MFKHKYLHVAVGLICFFSILPQTTLAQEQLNIGEKITLKSQVLNATRTLYISLPKSYNDTTYSPKAYPVLYFFDGDSHFENLVAQRNWQTRNLYATMPEVILVGIVQEDRTHELTPTKMETPASWKRANFSTSGGNPTFMTFIETEVKPLINNTYRTNGFEILSGHSFGGLATVNCFVNTPQFFDAYVAIDPSMWWNHTNILNHMQDQWITEAHQGKLLFVAKANDPGSGAEHHNANLALHDTLEALQDRANFRWDFKFYDNEDHGSVVIPAEFDAYRFLFKGYQMPVKTLMKQPELLAAHFTQISERLGYQVVPDEALIDEMANVCMRQDLYAQAEALLLKNSENYPNSAHAQSRYQNFKH comes from the coding sequence ATGTTTAAACATAAGTACCTCCACGTCGCAGTAGGCTTAATCTGTTTCTTTAGCATACTACCTCAAACCACCTTAGCACAGGAACAACTTAATATAGGCGAAAAAATAACACTCAAATCCCAAGTATTAAACGCAACCAGAACTTTATACATATCGTTACCTAAAAGTTATAACGATACTACATACAGCCCCAAAGCGTATCCTGTACTCTATTTTTTTGATGGCGATTCTCATTTCGAAAACCTAGTGGCACAACGCAATTGGCAAACCCGCAACCTGTATGCGACCATGCCTGAAGTGATTCTTGTGGGTATTGTACAAGAAGACAGAACGCACGAACTTACGCCTACCAAAATGGAAACTCCAGCCTCATGGAAACGAGCAAATTTTTCAACCTCTGGGGGTAACCCTACTTTTATGACCTTTATTGAAACTGAAGTCAAACCGCTCATAAACAACACCTATCGCACTAACGGATTTGAAATTTTAAGCGGCCATTCCTTTGGGGGCTTAGCCACGGTAAACTGCTTTGTAAATACGCCCCAATTCTTTGATGCCTATGTAGCTATCGATCCTAGCATGTGGTGGAACCATACCAACATCCTTAACCACATGCAAGACCAATGGATAACCGAGGCTCACCAAGGTAAATTACTATTCGTCGCAAAAGCCAACGATCCAGGGTCTGGTGCAGAACATCACAACGCTAACCTCGCCTTACACGACACATTAGAAGCCTTACAAGATCGTGCTAATTTTAGGTGGGACTTTAAATTTTATGATAATGAAGATCATGGGTCTGTCGTGATACCGGCCGAATTTGATGCTTACAGATTCCTCTTTAAAGGCTACCAAATGCCTGTAAAAACACTAATGAAACAACCTGAACTGCTAGCGGCACATTTTACCCAAATTTCTGAACGCTTAGGGTATCAAGTCGTGCCAGATGAAGCCTTAATTGATGAAATGGCAAATGTGTGCATGCGACAAGACTTATACGCTCAGGCAGAAGCTTTACTATTAAAGAATAGTGAAAACTATCCAAATAGCGCTCATGCTCAGAGCAGATATCAAAATTTTAAACATTAA